A portion of the Tiliqua scincoides isolate rTilSci1 chromosome 3, rTilSci1.hap2, whole genome shotgun sequence genome contains these proteins:
- the MED17 gene encoding mediator of RNA polymerase II transcription subunit 17 has translation MAGAPAVRVSIEPACEKAVQEVGLDGSETYLQPLSMSQNLARLAQRIDFGQGSSGSDDDEPRASRPWAGAGAGTDPEDDDDDEGLVKFQPSLWPWDSVRNNLRSALTEMCVLYDVLSIVKDKKFMTLDPVAQEPLPPKQNPQVLQLISKKKSLAGAAQILIKGAERLSKSVAESQENKRQRDFNSELLRLRQHWKLRKVGDKILGDLSFKSAGSLFPHHGTFEVIKNTDIDLDKKIPEDYCPLDVQIPSDLEGSAYIKVSIQKQAPDIGDLGTVNLFKRPLPKTKPGAPHWQTKLETAQNVLLCKEIFAQLSREAVQIKSQIPHIVVKNQIISQPFPGLQLSISLCHSSNDKKSQKSASEKQSPEDHLYVLEHNLHQLIREFHKQTLSSTMMPHPASAPFGHKRMRLAGPQAFDKNDISSLQPSEGLLEKIIKQAKHIFLRRRTARTIDSLASRIEDPQIQAHWSNINDVYESSVKVLITSQGYEQICKSIQLQLNIGIEQIRVVHRDGRVITLSHQEQELQDFLLSQMSQHQVHAVQQLAKVMGWHVLSFSNHVGLGPVESIGNASAITVASPNGDYSISVRNGPESGSKIMVQFPRSQCKDLPKSDVLQDSKWNYLRGPFKEVQWNKMEGRNFVYKMELLMAALTPC, from the exons ATGGCGGGGGCGCCGGCGGTGCGCGTGAGCATCGAGCCCGCGTGCGAGAAGGCGGTGCAGGAGGTGGGCCTGGACGGGAGCGAGACGTATCTGCAGCCGCTGTCCATGTCGCAGAACCTGGCCCGCCTTGCGCAGCGCATCGACTTCGGCCAGGGCAGCTCCGGCTCCGACGACGACGAGCCCCGCGCCTCCCGCCCCTGGGCCGGGGCGGGGGCCGGGACGGACCCtgaggacgacgacgacgacgagg GTTTGGTAAAATTTCAGCCTTCTCTCTGGCCATGGGACTCGGTGCGAAATAACTTAAGAAGTGCCTTGACTGAGATGTGTGTGCTCTACGACGTTCTTAGCATTGTCAAAGATAAAAAATTTATGACTCTGGATCCAGTTGCACAAGAGCCACTTCCCCCAAAGCAG AATCCTCAGGTTTTACAGTTGATCTCCAAGAAGAAGTCATTAGCTGGAGCAGCCCAAATCCTCATCAAAGGAGCAGAAAGGCTATCTAAATCAGTGGCAGAAAGCCAGGAAAATAAGCGCCAGAGAGACTTTAATTCTGAATTATTACGGTTGAGACAGCACTGGAAACTGAGGAAAGTGGGAGACAAAATCCTGGGAGATTTGAGTTTCAAAAGTGCAG GATCTCTCTTCCCTCATCACGGAACATTTGAAGTAATAAAAAACACAGACATTGATCTGGATAAAAAGATTCCAGAAGATTACTGTCCTTTGGATGTTCAAATTCCAAGTGATTTAGAGGGATCTGCGTATATTAAG GTTTCTATTCAGAAACAAGCTCCAGATATAGGGGATCTTGGCACAGTAAATCTGTTTAAAAGACCTCTTCCCAAAACTAAGCCAG GGGCTCCTCACTGGCAAACAAAGCTGGAGACTGCACAAAATGTCCTCTTGTGTAAAGAAATTTTTGCTCAACTCTCTCGAGAAGCCGTGCAAATTAAATCCCAAATTCCCCACATAGTTGTAAAGAACCAAATCATTTCCCAGCCATTTCCAG GTTTGCAACTGTCGATTTCCTTGTGTCACTCTTCAAATGACAAGAAATCTCAAAAATCTGCTTCTGAGAAACAAAGTCCGGAAGATCACCTTTATGTTCTAGAACATAATTTACACCAGCTGATCAGAGAG TTTCACAAGCAGACCCTGAGCTCCACCATGATGCCTCACCCAGCTAGTGCACCTTTTGGCCATAAGAGGATGAGACTGGCAGGGCCTCAGGCTTTCGATAAAAATGACATCAGCTCCTTGCAACCAAGTGAGGGGCTATTGGAGAAAATTATAAAGCAGGCGAAACATATCTTTCTGAGACGCAG AACTGCTCGAACCATCGACAGTCTTGCCAGCCGCATTGAGGACCCACAAATTCAAGCCCATTGGTCAAACATCAATGATGTCTATGAATCGAGTGTCAAAGTCTTGATCACATCTCAAGGCTACGAACAAATATGCAA GTCCATTCAGCTGCAATTGAATATTGGCATTGAGCAGATCAGAGTAGTACACAGGGATGGAAGAGTGATTACACTGTCCCATCAAGAACAAGAGTTGCAAGATTTTCTTCTCTCTCAG ATGTCACAGCATCAAGTACATGCGGTTCAGCAGTTGGCCAAAGTTATGGGATGGCATGTGCTCAGTTTCAGCAATCACGTGGGCTTGGGCCCAGTAGAGAGTATTGGCAATGCATCTGCCATAACGGTGGCATCGCCAAATGGAGACTATTCTATTTCAG TACGTAATGGTCCAGAAAGTGGTAGCAAGATTATGGTCCAGTTCCCACGGAGCCAGTGCAAAGATCTTCCCAAAAGTGATGTGCTGCAAGACAGTAAATGGAACTATCTTCGTGGCCCCTTCAAAGAGGTTCAGTGGAACAAAATGGAAGGGCGGAATTTTGTATACAAAATGGAACTCCTTATGGCTGCTCTGACCCCCTGTTAG